The following proteins are co-located in the Siansivirga zeaxanthinifaciens CC-SAMT-1 genome:
- a CDS encoding THUMP domain-containing class I SAM-dependent RNA methyltransferase: MEENYTMVAKTLFGFEDLLANELTQLGAQHVKKGVRNVSFTGDKGFMYKCNLALRTAIKILKPIHSFHVNNEKDLYNKIYAMDWSQYLKPSGTLAIDATIHTTLFSHSLFIAQKTKDAIVDKFRDTTGERPNVDLKFPDLKVNVHVDRNLCTISLDSSGDSLHKRGYKLATNIAPINEVLAAGLIMLSGWDGQSDFMDPMCGSGTMLIEAAMIACNIPPNLMRKEFAFERWSDWDVDLFEKIEESLLNKTRDFHYKIIGYDKAPSAVTKAKDNVKNAQLDDFIEIKHEDFFKTQKGGDNKLHMVFNPPYGERLNIDMEMFYKNIGDTLKQNYPNTDAWFITSNLDALKFVGLRPSRKIQLFNAKLESRLVKYEIYAGSKKGKYMN; encoded by the coding sequence ATGGAAGAAAATTACACAATGGTAGCCAAAACCTTATTTGGTTTCGAAGATTTACTAGCAAACGAACTAACACAATTAGGCGCACAACATGTAAAAAAAGGGGTGCGTAATGTGTCGTTTACTGGCGATAAAGGCTTTATGTATAAATGTAATTTAGCCTTGCGTACCGCCATAAAAATATTAAAACCCATCCACAGTTTTCATGTTAATAATGAGAAAGATTTGTATAATAAAATATATGCAATGGATTGGTCTCAATATTTAAAACCTTCTGGTACTTTGGCTATCGATGCTACTATACATACTACATTATTTTCGCATTCCCTTTTTATTGCCCAAAAAACCAAAGATGCTATTGTAGATAAGTTTAGAGATACAACAGGAGAACGCCCGAATGTAGATTTAAAGTTCCCCGATTTAAAAGTAAATGTGCATGTCGATAGAAACCTGTGTACCATTTCTTTAGATTCCTCTGGCGATTCCCTGCACAAACGTGGTTATAAATTAGCGACTAACATTGCGCCAATAAACGAAGTTTTAGCAGCAGGATTAATTATGCTTTCTGGTTGGGACGGACAATCAGATTTTATGGACCCCATGTGTGGTTCTGGTACCATGCTTATCGAGGCGGCTATGATTGCCTGTAACATACCACCAAACCTTATGCGTAAAGAATTTGCTTTCGAGCGTTGGAGCGATTGGGATGTCGATTTATTTGAAAAAATAGAAGAATCACTACTTAATAAAACCCGCGATTTTCATTATAAAATTATAGGTTACGATAAAGCACCTAGTGCGGTAACCAAAGCAAAAGATAATGTTAAGAATGCCCAACTAGACGATTTTATAGAAATTAAACACGAAGACTTCTTTAAAACTCAAAAAGGCGGCGATAATAAATTACACATGGTATTTAATCCGCCTTATGGCGAACGATTAAATATCGATATGGAAATGTTTTATAAAAATATTGGCGATACCTTAAAACAAAATTACCCCAACACCGATGCCTGGTTTATAACCAGTAATCTGGATGCTTTAAAATTTGTAGGATTGCGTCCGTCTAGAAAAATTCAGCTTTTTAATGCCAAATTAGAATCGCGTTTAGTGAAATACGAAATTTACGCAGGTAGTAAAAAAGGGAAGTATATGAACTAG
- a CDS encoding Bor family protein: MTKKTLTVAFAASILLTSCYSYTSVVGKGAQGNTEITKWNHYLIDGLAPVAVSDSKQMANGSENYTVFTRQSFVNGLVSVLTFGIYSPTTTTVKY; encoded by the coding sequence ATGACTAAAAAAACATTAACTGTTGCGTTTGCTGCATCAATTTTATTAACTTCTTGTTACTCTTACACGAGCGTTGTTGGAAAAGGTGCTCAAGGAAATACAGAAATTACTAAATGGAATCACTACCTTATCGATGGCTTAGCGCCAGTTGCAGTTTCAGATTCTAAACAAATGGCTAATGGATCAGAAAATTATACTGTATTTACAAGACAATCATTTGTTAATGGTTTAGTTTCTGTTTTAACTTTTGGTATATATTCACCAACAACTACAACTGTTAAATACTAA
- a CDS encoding TolC family protein codes for MKHKIENINKLAKSCCFGILMVASIYSCVPSRTFREANTTVPEQYSNQSIDSANIASIKWRDYFSDPYLIALIDTALVNNQELNIMLQRIDMANNEVKARTGEYLPSVNIYAGAEVEKVGEFTRNGAVEKNLNIRENEEFPEPLTDFSAGLSASWELDVWKKLLNSKKAAVYEMLATVEGKNFMVTSLVSEIADAYYELLALDNQLEMIEQNLDIQNDALRMVRLQKEAAKATELAVRRFEAEVYKNQSNKYKIQQQIVETENTLNFLVGKYPKHIERDSDKFVDMVITPVDAGIPSQLLQNRPDIKKAEFELAAAKLDTKAAKANFYPSIGIKAGVGLQAFNTKYLTSTPESLIYSAVGDLVGPLINRNAIKAEYKNATSRQLQAVFDYEKTILNAYMEVSNQLSNIDNLKKNYELKLQQVNALTESIDLSVRLFQSARADYMDVLLTQREALDSKIEIIETKKDQLIANVAIYKALGGGWN; via the coding sequence ATGAAGCATAAAATAGAAAACATAAATAAGCTTGCAAAATCTTGTTGTTTCGGTATTCTTATGGTGGCATCTATTTATTCTTGTGTGCCCTCAAGAACCTTTCGCGAGGCGAATACAACGGTACCCGAGCAATACAGCAATCAATCTATAGATTCAGCTAATATCGCTTCTATAAAATGGCGCGATTATTTTTCAGATCCGTATTTAATTGCTTTAATAGACACGGCCTTGGTTAACAACCAAGAACTAAATATCATGTTACAACGCATCGATATGGCAAACAACGAAGTGAAAGCGCGTACGGGCGAATATTTACCTTCTGTAAATATTTATGCTGGAGCCGAAGTTGAAAAAGTAGGTGAATTTACCAGAAATGGAGCCGTTGAAAAAAATCTGAACATTCGCGAAAATGAAGAGTTCCCAGAACCTCTAACCGATTTTTCTGCGGGACTTTCGGCTTCTTGGGAGCTCGATGTTTGGAAGAAATTACTAAACAGTAAAAAAGCCGCTGTTTATGAGATGCTTGCTACTGTTGAAGGTAAAAACTTTATGGTAACATCGTTGGTTTCTGAAATTGCCGATGCTTACTACGAGTTACTGGCGTTAGACAATCAATTAGAAATGATTGAACAAAATTTAGATATTCAAAATGATGCGCTGCGTATGGTACGCTTACAAAAAGAAGCTGCTAAAGCCACCGAGCTGGCTGTGCGCAGATTTGAAGCGGAAGTTTACAAAAACCAAAGTAACAAGTATAAAATTCAGCAGCAAATAGTTGAAACCGAGAATACATTAAATTTCTTGGTTGGTAAATACCCGAAGCATATCGAACGTGATTCCGATAAATTTGTTGATATGGTTATTACGCCTGTCGATGCTGGTATACCATCTCAATTACTGCAAAACAGACCAGATATTAAAAAAGCTGAGTTTGAGTTGGCTGCTGCTAAATTAGATACGAAAGCAGCAAAAGCAAACTTCTACCCTTCTATTGGTATTAAAGCTGGTGTTGGTTTACAAGCCTTTAACACAAAATACTTAACCAGTACGCCAGAATCGTTAATTTATTCGGCTGTTGGAGATCTTGTTGGGCCGCTTATTAATAGAAATGCTATTAAAGCAGAATATAAAAATGCTACATCAAGACAATTACAGGCGGTTTTCGATTATGAAAAAACCATTTTAAATGCTTATATGGAAGTTTCGAACCAGCTTTCTAACATCGATAATCTTAAAAAGAATTACGAGTTGAAACTACAACAAGTAAATGCTTTAACAGAATCTATCGATTTATCGGTGCGTTTATTTCAATCGGCCCGAGCAGATTATATGGATGTATTGTTAACACAAAGAGAGGCTTTAGATTCTAAAATAGAAATAATAGAAACTAAAAAAGACCAATTAATAGCTAATGTTGCCATTTACAAAGCATTAGGTGGTGGTTGGAATTAA